The genomic DNA CTGGCTTAAGGCCGTAGGCCATAGTCACAGTTTTCAAACCCGAACAGCATGAGCCGGGGTATGCTGCAGTATATTTCCTCACTCCAGACAGCCTCACGTCTGCCAGAATCGGGGAGGAACCTGGTCGTTCTGGGCAGCACGGGATCCATAGGTCAAAACGTCCTGCGCATTGTGCGCAACCACCCGGATTGCCTGGGGGTCACCGGCCTGGCCGGGGGGGAGAACGTCAATCTGCTGGCCGCCCAGGCCACTGAATTCCGGCCGCCGGTGCTGGGGATCAAGACCCAAGCTCTGGCTGAAGAGCTCCGCGGGCTGCTTCCGGCCGACTACAAGCCGGAGATCCGCTGCGGAGAAGACGGGTTTGCAGATATGGCCTCCCTGGCGGAGGCGGATATTGTGGTCTCTTCTCAGGTCGGCGCGGCCGGTCTGGCCCCGACCCTGGCCGCGGTCAAGGCGGGAAAGGTGGTTGCCCTGGCCAACAAGGAGTCCCTGGTCCTGGCCGGCCCCTTGCTGCGCAGCGCGTGCGCATCCAGCGGGGCATGCATATTGCCGGTTGATTCGGAGCACAACGCCCTGTTTCAAGGCCTGCTCGGACATTGTGATCGAGAAGTGAGGACCCTGATCCTGACCGCTTCAGGCGGGCCTTTCCGCAGGGCGGACAAGAAATTCCTGGACCAGGTCACCCCGGAGCAGGCCCTGGCCCATCCCAACTGGTCCATGGGGGCCAAGATCAGCGTTGACTCGGCGAGCATGATGAATAAGGGCCTGGAGATCATCGAGGCCCATTATCTCTTTGGGCTGCCCCTGGAGAATATCGATGTCGTGGTCCATCCGGAAAGCATTGTCCACTCCATGGTCGAATATCAGGACGGCTCGGTTCTGAGCCACATGGGCATCCCGGACATGCGCATTCCCATAGCCTTTTGCCTCAGCTATCCCCGGCGGCTGGCTCTGGATTTGCCCCGCCTGGACCTGACGGGTATGCGGCAGCTGACCTTTTATCAGCCGGATGAAGAGTTGTTTCCGGCCTTGACCCTGGCCAAGTCGGCCCTGACGGCCGGCCCCAGCCATCCGGTCGTTTTGAATGCCGCCAATGAGGTAGCGGTGGAGCTTTTTCTGGCCAAACGCATTGCCTTCCCGGACATTCCGGTTCTGGCTGAAGAGGCATTGGCCCGGCATCAGGGGTTTGATCCCTCAGGTCTGGACGACATCCGGGCTCTTGATGCCGACGCCAGGGACTTTGTCCGGAATTACAAGCCTACGGTGCACGTATGATCAATGCCATAGCCATTCTGCTGGTCATTGGGGCCCTGATCTTTTTTCACGAGATGGGCCATTTCCTGGTCGCCAAGGGATTCCGGATCGGGGTGAAGACCTTTTCCCTCGGCTTTGGCCCCAAGCTGGCCGGGTTTCAGTGGGGCAAGACCGGATATCGCCTTTCAGCCGTCCCCTTGGGGGGGTATGTGCAGCTGGTCGGGGAGAGCCCGGAGGCGGACATCCCGGAGGAATTTAGCTCTGATGAGAGCTTTGCCCTTCGTCCCCCGTGGCAGCGGATGCTGGTTGTAGCCGCCGGCCCGATCTTCAACTTTCTCCTCGCGGTCCTGTTGTATTTTCTGATTTTCTTTTTTGCCGGCCAGCAGGCCCTGCTCCCTGTGGTGGGGCAGGTCCAGGAGGAGACCCCTGCGGCCCGGGCCGGACTGCAGGCCGGGGATCGGATCGTGGCGGTCAACGGCCAGGAGGTTACCTACTGGTCGGACTTGGCCGGGAGGATTCAGAACAACCGCGGAGAACGCCTCCGCCTGCAGGTGGATCGCGGAGATCAGCTCCTGAAGATCGCCCTTGTCCCTGATATTCAGACAACGGAAAACATTTTCGGAGAGAAGATCCAGGTCCCGCGAATAGGGATAGTGGCAGCCAAGGAGACGGTGCACATCCCCCTGGGCTTCTGGGAATCCCTGCAGAGCGGAACCTTGCAGACGTGGGAAGTAATCAAGCTCACGGTGCAGGGGATCATCAAGATTATTGAACGCATTGTGCCGTTGGAGACCATCGGCGGGCCGATCATGATCGCCCAGCTGGTCAGCCAGCAGGCAGAGCAGGGACTGGTGGATGTGGTGGCCCTGACCGCCCTGATAAGCGTCAATCTGGGACTGCTCAACCTGCTGCCCATCCCGGTTCTGGACGGCGGGCATCTCCTGTTCTATGCCCTGGAGACCGTCATCGGCCGGCCCCTGGATCCCAAGGTGCAGGCCATGGCCATGCGTATCGGGCTGAGCCTGCTCATCGCCCTTATGGCCCTGGCCGTCTATAATGATATCTATCGGATCCTGCATACCCAATAGCCCGCCGCGGTTACCACCCGGATACGAAAGCATGCATACAGACGATAGGCCGGCCCTGGCCATAAACACCGCCGAGAACCGGCTCCAGGTGGTGGTCGGTACCTGGAACAGGCTGCTCTGGGCCCAGACAGCCGAGGTTCAAGCCCGGACCATGCAGATTCTGCCCCCGGGACTGGAGTCCTGCCTGAGCCAGTTGCGGTTGCGGCTCGCAGACCTGGACCGGGTGGCCATAGTCCGCGGTCCCGGGACATTTACCGGGATACGGGTCGGACTGGCCTTTGCTCTGGGCCTGGCCAGGGGCGGAGGACTTCTCCTGGCCGGTCTGGACTATCTGAGCCTCCTGGCCCAGGGGCCGGCTCCACTGATGCAAGGATCTGTGTGGGTCTGCACCCACGCCCGCCAGAATCTGGTCAATATTCAGGCCTTTTCCGCCCCCGAAGGAAGTGCTTTGACCCCGGCACGGTGCGTACACAGGGAAAAGGCAGTCCAGGCCATACTGGCTCAAGATGAGGGAAGGGCCTGTGTCCTGGGCAGCGGAATCCGAGCACATGCCCAATGGTGGAGGACCCAGCTGCGGCATGTGCATCTGCTGGACCCCATTTGGGACCATCCCCGTCCGGAGGTCCTGCTTCGGGCGGCCTGGGAGGCGCATTCCAGCCGGGAATGTGTCCTGCCCGCCTACCTGCGTCCATCCGACGCTGAAATGCAGCTGGAGCATATTGCCCGGGAACGGGGCGTTGATCCCAACCTGGCCAGAGAAGCCATTCCCGAGTTCGAGGCCGGTCCCCGGGAGATGACCCAGATGCCGACGGCTGGGGGGGAACCATGAGCAAGAACATCCAGTCCGGGGTTCCGGAGCTGACCTCCAATCTGGAGGATTACCTGGAGGTCATCTTTCTTCTGGAGCAAGAACAAAAATCTGCCAGGGCCAAGGATATCGCCGATCGGCTCGGCGTACAGCGGGCTTCAGTGACCGGGGCCCTGCAGAGCCTGTCTCAGAAGGGCCTGATCAACTACCATCCGTACAGCTCGGTCACCCTCACCGAGCTGGGGCTGGCCATGGCCGAGCAGATCGATCATCGGCACAAAGTGCTGACCGATTTTCTGGGCCGCTTTCTGCAACTGCCCCCGGAAGTGGCCGAGGCCAATGCCTGCCGGTTGGAGCATCATATCGATGACCAGGCCCTGGAACGGCTGATCGCTTTTGTCCGTTTTGTTCAGCACTGCCCGCGCACTGGTCCGGATTGGATGCAGGCCTTTACCCGGCTGTGCAGAGAAAGCGGGAAGTGCATGAACTGCGGACCGTGCATCGAGCAGTGTCTGAAAACCTGGCAGGAGCGGCAGCAGACCGCTCCTGACTCCGGGGGAATGCAGGACACTGGATTGGAGCCTGCAGAGCCGGAATGAATACGAAATCCTGAGGTGTAGGGAGCCAGAGCATGCCGGAGAAGAACGTCCCGTCCAACTTTATCCGAACCATTGTCCAGGAAGATGTGCTGAACAATACGCATCAGGGCCGGGTGGTGACCCGGTTTCCGCCGGAACCCAACGGATATCTGCACATCGGCCATGCGAAGTCGATCTGCCTCAACTTTGGGTTGGCCCACGAGTTCGGCGGCCGGTGTCACTTGCGCTTTGACGACACCAATCCCTTGAAGGAAGAAGACGTGTACGTACAATCCATTCAAGAGGATGTGCGCTGGCTGGGATATGATTGGGGGCGGCATCTGTATTTCGCTTCCGACTATTTCGATCAGCTCTGGGAGCTGGCTCTGGAGCTGATCCGCAGGGAAAAGGCCTATGTGTGCAGCTTGAGCCCGGAAGAGATCAGACAGTACCGGGGGACCCTGACGGAACCCGGACAAGACAGCCCGTACCGGACCCGATCCGTGGAGGCGAACCTGGATCTGATCCACCGGATGCGGGCCGGGGAGTTTACAGATGGCCAGCACGTCCTGCGGGCCAAGATCGATATGGGGCATTCCAACCTGAACATGCGGGATCCGGTGATTTACCGGATCATGCACGCCCGGCATCATCGAACCGGAGACACTTGGTGCATCTATCCCACCTATGACTTCGCCCATGGGCTTTCAGACGCCATTGAAGGGATTACCCACTCCTTGTGTACCACGGAGTTTGAAGACCACCGCCCGTTGTACGACTGGTT from Desulfovermiculus halophilus DSM 18834 includes the following:
- the tsaB gene encoding tRNA (adenosine(37)-N6)-threonylcarbamoyltransferase complex dimerization subunit type 1 TsaB, whose product is MHTDDRPALAINTAENRLQVVVGTWNRLLWAQTAEVQARTMQILPPGLESCLSQLRLRLADLDRVAIVRGPGTFTGIRVGLAFALGLARGGGLLLAGLDYLSLLAQGPAPLMQGSVWVCTHARQNLVNIQAFSAPEGSALTPARCVHREKAVQAILAQDEGRACVLGSGIRAHAQWWRTQLRHVHLLDPIWDHPRPEVLLRAAWEAHSSRECVLPAYLRPSDAEMQLEHIARERGVDPNLAREAIPEFEAGPREMTQMPTAGGEP
- a CDS encoding metal-dependent transcriptional regulator, producing MSKNIQSGVPELTSNLEDYLEVIFLLEQEQKSARAKDIADRLGVQRASVTGALQSLSQKGLINYHPYSSVTLTELGLAMAEQIDHRHKVLTDFLGRFLQLPPEVAEANACRLEHHIDDQALERLIAFVRFVQHCPRTGPDWMQAFTRLCRESGKCMNCGPCIEQCLKTWQERQQTAPDSGGMQDTGLEPAEPE
- the rseP gene encoding RIP metalloprotease RseP, coding for MINAIAILLVIGALIFFHEMGHFLVAKGFRIGVKTFSLGFGPKLAGFQWGKTGYRLSAVPLGGYVQLVGESPEADIPEEFSSDESFALRPPWQRMLVVAAGPIFNFLLAVLLYFLIFFFAGQQALLPVVGQVQEETPAARAGLQAGDRIVAVNGQEVTYWSDLAGRIQNNRGERLRLQVDRGDQLLKIALVPDIQTTENIFGEKIQVPRIGIVAAKETVHIPLGFWESLQSGTLQTWEVIKLTVQGIIKIIERIVPLETIGGPIMIAQLVSQQAEQGLVDVVALTALISVNLGLLNLLPIPVLDGGHLLFYALETVIGRPLDPKVQAMAMRIGLSLLIALMALAVYNDIYRILHTQ
- the dxr gene encoding 1-deoxy-D-xylulose-5-phosphate reductoisomerase, giving the protein MLQYISSLQTASRLPESGRNLVVLGSTGSIGQNVLRIVRNHPDCLGVTGLAGGENVNLLAAQATEFRPPVLGIKTQALAEELRGLLPADYKPEIRCGEDGFADMASLAEADIVVSSQVGAAGLAPTLAAVKAGKVVALANKESLVLAGPLLRSACASSGACILPVDSEHNALFQGLLGHCDREVRTLILTASGGPFRRADKKFLDQVTPEQALAHPNWSMGAKISVDSASMMNKGLEIIEAHYLFGLPLENIDVVVHPESIVHSMVEYQDGSVLSHMGIPDMRIPIAFCLSYPRRLALDLPRLDLTGMRQLTFYQPDEELFPALTLAKSALTAGPSHPVVLNAANEVAVELFLAKRIAFPDIPVLAEEALARHQGFDPSGLDDIRALDADARDFVRNYKPTVHV